The genomic segment ACGAGGGGTAAGATTAGGACGAACAGCCTTGTCATTAGACCACTCTTCTACCAGTTTCTTATCGGTATTACGCTCTTCACCCAAGAAATTCACACATGATCCCTTATGAGAGATACGCTCATCCATTGAAATCACAGGATAGAAAAGAATCGAGAAATCAGGTCGCACAGCCGCCTCTGCATGAGTACTGACGGAAGAAGCTAAATGTCCACCGGCAGAAAAGCCCATGATACCAACATCTTCCTTATTTATTCTCCATACTGCAGAACTGTCACGAACGGTTCGCATCGCCTGATAGGCATCACTCAACGGAATATTGCGGTTTCCCTTAGGCATACGGTATTTCAAGACGAAGAAAGCGATACCCTGTTTGTTGAAATATTCTGCCCACTGATGTCCCTCATGGTCCATTGCAAGATGAGAATACCCACCTCCAGGACAATCTACTACGGCTCTTCCAGAGGGTTTCTTAGGAAGATAACAGGTAAGTTCACTCTGTCCATCGCTGCTGTTCTTCAATACGAACTTGCGAGCTGTGGATTGCGCTGATGCTGATATTGCTGTCAGCATCAGAAGAAAAAAAATCATTGTCTTTTTCATTTTTCTGTTTTGTTTTGTTGTTTATATCTTTATTCTGTTTTGCTAAGATAATGCAAAGATAGGCATTTTTTCGTTAACCCTATGTTATTTTTTCTTCTTTTTTTGGTGTTTTTGTTCCAATCGCTTTGATTATTGGTTCTTTTTTGCTATATTTGCAGAAAAATTGCTGTAAACGGCAATCGGAGAAAACATCTCTCTTCTGCCGCTGGCATTTATTTAGGAGTCTCACTTATAAAATATTGACATAGAATAATGAAGGATTTTTTCAAGAACGTGGCAGCTACTATCGTAGGATTGTTTGCCTTCGGGCTGATTATGACCATCCTGGGATTCATCTGTATCAT from the Segatella copri genome contains:
- a CDS encoding alpha/beta hydrolase, with amino-acid sequence MIFFLLMLTAISASAQSTARKFVLKNSSDGQSELTCYLPKKPSGRAVVDCPGGGYSHLAMDHEGHQWAEYFNKQGIAFFVLKYRMPKGNRNIPLSDAYQAMRTVRDSSAVWRINKEDVGIMGFSAGGHLASSVSTHAEAAVRPDFSILFYPVISMDERISHKGSCVNFLGEERNTDKKLVEEWSNDKAVRPNLTPRAIILMSFDDKVVPPVTNGVAYYSAMSKAGNECTMHIYPTAGHGWGFRDAAHGFPYHDQMLNDLTCWLNRLPSK